A genome region from Triticum aestivum cultivar Chinese Spring chromosome 2B, IWGSC CS RefSeq v2.1, whole genome shotgun sequence includes the following:
- the LOC123042287 gene encoding beta-fructofuranosidase, insoluble isoenzyme 7-like — protein sequence MNGAQNLNHGRTAYHFQPARCWQNDPNGPMYHNGMYHFFYQYNPRGPTWGDGKLSWGHSVSGDLVNWADVGNALDPTSPFDVNGCWSGSATVLPGGRPAILYTGMDDADKAQVQNVAFAKNPSDPLLREWEKPSCNPVIPMPEDVTGNNFRDPTEAWRGRDGLWRVAVAAEVAGVGSLLVYRSADFLHWERNPGPPLHVASSRDGDGPAVLECPDLFPMAAPGAMEGLDVSASRAGVLHVLKLSDFAKEDHYMVGRYDDEEDTFAPAEPERGGDCANWRRLDHGHLYASKSFYDARKKRRVLWAWVDETDGGGEGRGWAGIQAFPRAMWLDTDGKRLVQWPVEEIETLRRKRVGLQWATEVEAGGRKEIAGIVSSQADVQAVFEVPNLEDAETLDPKWLQDPKGLCAEKGASLPGGVGPFGLLVMASGDLKEHTAIFFRVFKHLDTYKVLMCTDLTKSSTKAEGIKIPFYGAFLDVEVDKDRSLSLRTLIDHTVVESFGDRGRTCMTARMYPEHPATSRSRLYAFNYGAGAVKVSKLEAWELATAAVNGGGVI from the exons ATGAATGGAGCTCAGAACCTGAACCATGGCCGAACGGCCTACCACTTCCAGCCTGCCAGGTGCTGGCAAAATG ATCCCAATG GGCCAATGTACCACAACGGCATGTACCACTTCTTCTACCAGTACAACCCTCGCGGCCCGACCTGGGGCGACGGCAAGCTATCATGGGGCCACTCCGTCTCCGGCGACCTCGTGAACTGGGCCGACGTTGGCAATGCGCTGGACCCCACGTCCCCGTTCGACGTCAACGGCTGCTGGTCGGGCTCCGCCACCGTCCTCCCCGGCGGCCGCCCGGCGATCCTCTACACCGGCATGGACGACGCCGACAAGGCGCAGGTGCAGAACGTGGCCTTCGCCAAGAACCCCTCCGACCCGCTTCTCCGCGAGTGGGAGAAGCCCAGCTGCAACCCGGTCATCCCCATGCCGGAGGACGTCACGGGCAACAACTTCCGTGACCCCACGGAGGCGTGGCGTGGCCGCGACGGCCTATGGagggtcgccgtcgccgccgaggtgGCCGGCGTGGGCTCCTTGCTCGTTTACCGGAGCGCGGACTTCCTACACTGGGAGCGCAACCCCGGCCCGCCTCTGCACGTCGCCAGCTCGCGTGACGGGGACGGCCCCGCCGTGCTGGAGTGCCCGGACCTGTTCCCGATGGCGGCACCCGGCGCGATGGAGGGTCTCGACGTGTCGGCGAGCCGCGCCGGGGTGCTGCACGTGCTCAAGCTCAGCGACTTCGCCAAGGAGGACCACTACATGGTCGGGCGGTACGACGACGAGGAGGACACCTTCGCGCCGGCAGAGCCCGAGCGCGGCGGCGACTGCGCCAACTGGCGCCGGCTCGACCACGGCCACCTGTACGCATCCAAGTCCTTCTACGACGCCCGCAAGAAGCGGCGCGTGCTGTGGGCGTGGGTGGACGAGACCGACGGCGGCGGTGAAGGCAGAGGGTGGGCCGGCATCCAGGCGTTCCCGAGGGCGATGTGGCTGGACACCGACGGGAAGCGGCTGGTGCAGTGGCCAGTCGAAGAGATCGAGACGCTGAGGAGGAAGCGGGTCGGCCTGCAGTGGGCGACGGAGGTGGAGGCCGGCGGCAGGAAGGAGATCGCCGGCATCGTGAGCTCGCAGGCGGACGTGCAGGCGGTCTTCGAGGTCCCGAACCTGGAGGATGCCGAGACGTTGGACCCGAAGTGGCTGCAGGATCCTAAGGGGCTGTGCGCCGAGAAGGGCGCGTCCTTGCCGGGCGGAGTCGGCCCGTTCGGGCTCCTCGTCATGGCCTCCGGCGACCTGAAGGAGCACACCGCCATCTTCTTCAGGGTGTTCAAGCACCTTGACACGTACAAGGTTCTCATGTGCACCGACCTCACAAA GTCATCTACGAAAGCAGAAGGGATAAAAATCCCATTCTACGGGGCATTTCTGGACGTGGAAGTGGACAAAGACAGGAGCCTCTCGCTCAGAACACTG ATCGATCACACTGTGGTGGAGAGCTTTGGCGACCGGGGGCGGACTTGCATGACGGCCCGCATGTACCCGGAGCACCCGGCGACGAGCAGGAGCCGGCTGTACGCGTTCAACTATGGCGCCGGGGCCGTGAAGGTGTCCAAGCTGGAGGCGTGGGAGCTGGCGACGGCGGCCGTGAACGGTGGCGGCGTTATATAG